A window from Halomicrobium urmianum encodes these proteins:
- a CDS encoding helix-turn-helix domain-containing protein has product MDADPSPERFRELMLDDEPGLDEVMACVFGIQAHEVRTYEALLDYPESTVEELASELDRDRSNVNRSLTTLRDKGLASRRRRLLDGGGHVYQYSATPVEEAKDLMHETLDEWAAYVHERVDEFGE; this is encoded by the coding sequence ATGGACGCCGATCCGTCCCCGGAGCGGTTTCGGGAACTCATGCTCGACGACGAACCCGGGCTCGACGAGGTGATGGCCTGCGTGTTCGGTATCCAGGCCCACGAGGTGCGCACCTACGAGGCGCTACTGGACTACCCCGAGAGCACCGTCGAGGAGCTGGCGTCGGAACTGGATCGGGACCGCTCGAACGTGAATCGATCGCTGACGACGCTGCGGGACAAGGGGCTGGCCTCCCGCCGTCGCCGTCTGCTCGACGGCGGCGGTCACGTCTACCAGTACTCCGCCACGCCGGTCGAGGAGGCCAAGGACCTCATGCACGAGACGCTCGACGAGTGGGCCGCATACGTCCACGAGCGCGTCGACGAGTTCGGGGAGTAG
- the argF gene encoding ornithine carbamoyltransferase: MPTHLLDVDDLTPDELATVLDRAATIKADGDDSDRLADQTLGMIFEKPSTRTRISFETGMTQLGGHAIFLGPDDIQLGHGEPIKDTSRAVSRYVDFLMARMFDHGDVAELAEYADVPVVNGLTDDAHPCQTLADLLTIREEFGGFDVDVAWVGDGNNVCQSFVLGAAMTGIDLTVATPPDYGVDGEVIERAEAVGDAPETTTDPEAAVADADVVYTDVWVSMGQEDEREQKLRAFEGFQVTPEFLGDRTLMHCLPAHRGEEVTDAAIESENAVVWQQAENRLHAQKGLLAWLDEQE, from the coding sequence ATGCCCACGCACCTGCTCGACGTCGACGACCTCACGCCCGACGAACTGGCGACCGTCCTCGACCGCGCCGCGACGATCAAGGCCGACGGGGACGACAGCGACCGCCTCGCCGACCAGACGCTCGGCATGATCTTCGAGAAGCCCTCGACGCGGACTCGAATCTCCTTCGAGACGGGCATGACCCAGCTGGGCGGCCACGCCATCTTCCTGGGGCCCGACGACATCCAGCTCGGCCACGGCGAGCCCATCAAGGACACCTCCCGGGCCGTCTCCCGGTACGTCGACTTCCTGATGGCCCGCATGTTCGACCACGGCGACGTGGCGGAACTGGCCGAGTACGCCGACGTGCCCGTCGTCAACGGGCTCACCGACGACGCCCACCCCTGCCAGACGCTGGCCGACCTGCTGACCATCCGCGAGGAGTTCGGCGGGTTCGACGTCGACGTCGCGTGGGTCGGCGACGGCAACAACGTCTGCCAGTCGTTCGTCCTCGGCGCGGCGATGACCGGCATCGACCTCACGGTCGCCACGCCGCCCGACTACGGCGTCGACGGCGAGGTCATCGAGCGCGCCGAGGCGGTGGGCGACGCGCCCGAGACGACCACCGACCCCGAGGCGGCCGTCGCGGACGCCGACGTCGTCTACACCGACGTCTGGGTCAGCATGGGCCAGGAGGACGAGCGCGAGCAGAAGCTCCGGGCCTTCGAGGGGTTCCAGGTCACGCCCGAGTTCCTCGGCGACCGCACGCTGATGCACTGCCTGCCAGCCCACCGCGGCGAGGAGGTCACTGACGCCGCCATCGAGAGCGAGAATGCCGTCGTCTGGCAGCAGGCCGAGAACCGCCTGCACGCCCAGAAAGGATTGCTGGCGTGGCTGGACGAGCAGGAGTGA
- a CDS encoding helix-turn-helix transcriptional regulator, with protein sequence MPISADRFEELGDDRDGPTPGTNADRIIEFLRQHPDKAFTQSEIADETGVKSGSVGPTLVRLRERGRVDHRGKYWRVSDHDRSVNDAVGHAADDEMPSMADWQEHAVDPREHRDEQ encoded by the coding sequence ATGCCGATCAGCGCTGATCGATTCGAGGAGTTAGGGGACGACAGGGACGGGCCGACACCGGGGACCAACGCGGACAGAATCATCGAGTTCCTCCGTCAACATCCGGACAAGGCGTTCACGCAGAGCGAGATCGCCGACGAGACCGGAGTGAAATCGGGCTCTGTCGGACCGACGCTCGTCCGGTTGCGGGAGCGGGGGCGAGTAGATCACCGTGGGAAGTACTGGCGGGTCAGCGATCACGACCGGAGCGTCAACGACGCCGTCGGGCACGCGGCCGACGACGAGATGCCGTCGATGGCAGACTGGCAGGAACACGCGGTCGATCCGAGAGAGCATCGCGACGAGCAGTGA
- a CDS encoding histidine kinase codes for MSSETTTAVPVRDGTTEIQSGAIGGIVASAVMAIPMLAQMGPVIEQAIPAMYGVSGPAPAVGFGMHLVHGAVFGVVFAAVLSTDALGKWADGYAGSAGLGLAYGVLVWVVAAAVVMPLWLSAVGFPAAPALPNFDTTSLLGHLVFGLALGLVYPALR; via the coding sequence ATGTCATCCGAAACCACGACGGCCGTCCCCGTGCGCGACGGCACTACGGAGATACAGAGCGGTGCGATCGGCGGCATCGTCGCCAGCGCCGTCATGGCGATCCCGATGCTCGCGCAGATGGGGCCGGTCATCGAACAGGCGATCCCCGCGATGTACGGCGTCAGCGGTCCCGCGCCGGCCGTCGGCTTCGGGATGCACCTCGTCCACGGCGCGGTGTTCGGCGTCGTCTTCGCCGCCGTCCTCTCGACGGACGCGCTGGGCAAGTGGGCCGACGGCTACGCCGGCAGCGCCGGCCTCGGACTGGCTTACGGCGTCCTCGTGTGGGTCGTCGCCGCCGCCGTCGTGATGCCCCTGTGGCTGAGCGCCGTCGGGTTCCCCGCGGCGCCGGCGCTCCCGAACTTCGACACGACGAGCCTGCTGGGCCACCTCGTGTTCGGCCTGGCGCTGGGGCTGGTGTACCCCGCGCTGCGGTAA
- a CDS encoding phosphopantetheine adenylyltransferase, producing MHVAVAGTFGPVHDGHRELFRTALEWGDEGVIVAVTSDALARGPRTRPVPSIDERMRRVREEIEVIDEWDREVEFRSLHDEHGIASSDPDLDALVTSPETAHELADINEHRRDRGLDPIRGIIAPYVVAEDGERISSTRIVAGEIDEHGTVLDEGESV from the coding sequence ATGCACGTCGCAGTCGCCGGCACGTTCGGCCCCGTCCACGACGGCCACCGGGAACTGTTCAGGACCGCGCTGGAGTGGGGCGACGAGGGCGTCATCGTCGCGGTCACGAGCGACGCGCTCGCCAGGGGCCCGCGCACGCGGCCAGTGCCGTCCATCGACGAGCGGATGCGGCGGGTCCGCGAGGAGATCGAGGTCATCGACGAGTGGGATCGCGAGGTCGAGTTCCGGTCCCTCCACGACGAGCACGGCATCGCGTCCTCGGACCCGGACCTTGACGCGCTGGTCACCTCGCCGGAGACGGCCCACGAGCTGGCCGACATCAACGAGCACCGCCGCGACCGGGGACTCGATCCGATCCGCGGGATCATCGCGCCGTACGTGGTCGCCGAGGACGGCGAGCGAATCTCCTCGACCCGGATCGTCGCCGGCGAGATCGACGAGCACGGGACCGTGCTGGACGAGGGCGAGAGCGTGTAG
- a CDS encoding acetylglutamate/acetylaminoadipate kinase, which yields MTTVIKVGGARAVDPAGALSDVASLYEDGEDLVLVHGGSTAVDDTLERLGMEPEYVETPSGVVGRFTDEETMEVFEMVFGHLNTQLVAGLQSQGVDAVGLNGVDGKLLHGPRKSAVRVVEDGTKKIRRGDHSGTIKEVNADLLESLLDGSYVPVASPPMAGADDGDVTPVNTDADRTAAAIAAALDARLVLLTDVEGVYEDPDDPGTLIESVETPEEWQDLEDAAEGFMGRKVMAAEEALDGGATEVVVADANADEPVLAALDGSGTHVYADALEGTQ from the coding sequence ATGACCACGGTCATCAAAGTTGGTGGCGCCCGCGCCGTCGATCCCGCGGGCGCTCTGTCCGACGTCGCATCGCTGTACGAGGACGGCGAGGACCTCGTCCTCGTCCACGGCGGCTCGACCGCCGTCGACGACACCCTGGAGCGACTGGGGATGGAGCCGGAGTACGTCGAGACGCCGTCGGGCGTCGTCGGACGCTTCACCGACGAGGAGACGATGGAGGTGTTCGAGATGGTCTTCGGCCACCTCAACACCCAGCTCGTCGCCGGCCTCCAGAGCCAGGGCGTCGACGCGGTGGGGCTGAACGGTGTGGACGGGAAGCTCCTGCACGGTCCACGGAAGTCAGCCGTCCGGGTCGTCGAGGACGGCACGAAGAAGATCAGGCGGGGCGACCACAGCGGGACGATCAAGGAGGTCAACGCCGACCTGCTGGAGTCGCTGCTGGACGGCAGCTACGTCCCCGTCGCGAGCCCGCCGATGGCCGGCGCGGACGATGGTGACGTCACTCCCGTCAACACGGACGCCGACCGGACGGCGGCCGCGATCGCCGCGGCGCTGGACGCTCGCCTCGTCCTGCTGACCGACGTCGAGGGCGTCTACGAGGATCCCGACGACCCCGGGACGCTCATCGAGTCCGTCGAGACGCCCGAGGAGTGGCAGGACCTCGAGGACGCCGCCGAGGGCTTCATGGGTCGCAAGGTCATGGCGGCCGAGGAAGCGCTGGACGGCGGGGCGACCGAGGTGGTCGTCGCCGACGCCAACGCCGACGAGCCCGTGCTCGCCGCGCTGGACGGAAGCGGAACGCACGTGTACGCCGATGCCCTGGAGGGTACCCAATGA
- a CDS encoding aspartate aminotransferase family protein — protein sequence MSGFVFNEKPIQIERGDGPWLYDTDGDEYLDMGASYACVPLGHGHEAVDGAAKEQIDKLTYVQASYPNEARTRLYERLADSAPDPIDKTWLCNSGTEANEAALKFARSATGNSKLIATMQGFHGRTMGSLATTWKDKYKKPYEPLAGDVEFVPYDDPDAIREAVDDETAGVIVEPVQGEGGINPASTEFLQAAREATEDAGAALIFDEVQTGMGRTGTLWAAEQSGVVPDVITAAKGLGNGFPVGATLCREWIAENYGSHASTFSGGPVISAAADATVSTIVEEDVPAHAAEVGEYLQSELEDALGDEVREVRGEGLMVGIEVKRGAMRYLKQLAMDQGVLALPAGRTVVRLLPPLTIEEEHADHVVDAVAEVIG from the coding sequence ATGAGCGGCTTCGTCTTCAACGAGAAACCGATCCAGATCGAGCGCGGGGACGGCCCGTGGCTGTACGACACCGACGGCGATGAGTACCTCGACATGGGCGCGTCCTACGCCTGCGTCCCGCTGGGCCACGGCCACGAGGCGGTCGACGGGGCCGCCAAGGAGCAGATTGACAAGCTCACCTACGTACAGGCGTCCTACCCCAACGAGGCCCGGACGCGCCTCTACGAGCGCCTGGCCGACAGCGCGCCCGATCCCATCGACAAGACGTGGCTCTGCAACTCCGGCACGGAGGCCAACGAGGCGGCCCTGAAGTTCGCCCGGTCGGCCACCGGAAACTCGAAGCTGATCGCGACGATGCAGGGCTTCCACGGCCGCACCATGGGGTCGCTGGCGACCACTTGGAAGGACAAGTACAAGAAGCCCTACGAGCCGCTGGCCGGCGACGTGGAGTTCGTCCCCTACGACGACCCCGACGCGATCCGCGAGGCCGTCGACGACGAGACGGCTGGCGTCATCGTCGAACCCGTGCAGGGCGAGGGCGGGATCAACCCCGCCTCGACCGAGTTCCTGCAGGCCGCCCGCGAGGCGACCGAGGACGCCGGTGCGGCGCTGATCTTCGACGAGGTCCAGACCGGCATGGGTCGGACCGGCACGCTGTGGGCCGCCGAGCAGAGCGGCGTGGTGCCCGACGTGATCACCGCGGCGAAGGGGCTGGGCAACGGCTTCCCCGTCGGCGCGACGCTGTGCCGGGAGTGGATCGCCGAGAACTACGGCTCTCACGCCTCGACGTTCTCCGGCGGTCCGGTCATCTCTGCCGCCGCGGACGCCACCGTCTCGACCATCGTCGAGGAGGACGTCCCCGCCCACGCTGCAGAGGTCGGCGAGTACCTCCAGTCGGAACTGGAGGACGCGCTGGGCGACGAGGTCCGCGAGGTCCGCGGCGAGGGCCTGATGGTCGGGATCGAGGTCAAGCGTGGCGCCATGCGCTACCTCAAGCAGCTGGCGATGGACCAGGGCGTGCTGGCGCTGCCCGCCGGTCGGACCGTCGTGCGCCTGCTCCCGCCGCTGACCATCGAGGAGGAGCACGCCGACCACGTGGTCGACGCCGTGGCCGAGGTGATAGGATGA
- the cgi121 gene encoding KEOPS complex subunit Cgi121 has protein sequence MEVVEGIADVGDAVEHSSTSPRSQAHEDVDAFVERLGEIGDEHGVAVQAFDARYVVDRAHLERAVELADRAFEREDAIARDRAVEILLYAAGRRQINRALEMGVGEGETPVVAVVHDYDGEGDETAAAEAVAGLLTSADTLGDYDRATVLDFFDVSERELEATDGDLADLVRERVALLTVEK, from the coding sequence ATGGAGGTCGTCGAGGGGATCGCCGACGTCGGGGACGCCGTCGAACACAGTTCGACGAGCCCTCGTTCGCAGGCTCACGAGGACGTCGACGCCTTCGTCGAACGGCTCGGCGAGATCGGCGACGAGCACGGCGTCGCGGTGCAGGCGTTCGACGCCCGCTACGTCGTCGACCGCGCGCACCTCGAGCGAGCCGTCGAACTCGCCGACCGCGCCTTCGAGCGCGAGGACGCCATCGCCCGCGACCGCGCCGTCGAGATCCTGCTGTACGCCGCTGGTCGCCGCCAGATCAACCGCGCCCTCGAGATGGGCGTCGGCGAGGGCGAGACGCCGGTGGTCGCCGTCGTGCACGACTACGACGGCGAGGGAGACGAGACCGCCGCGGCCGAGGCCGTGGCCGGCCTCCTCACCTCCGCCGACACGCTCGGCGACTACGACCGCGCGACGGTGCTGGACTTCTTCGACGTCTCCGAGCGGGAACTCGAGGCCACGGACGGCGACCTCGCCGACCTGGTCCGGGAGCGCGTGGCGCTGCTGACGGTGGAGAAGTAG
- the argC gene encoding N-acetyl-gamma-glutamyl-phosphate reductase, with the protein MTYSASVVGASGFTGGELLRILDGHPEFRTIQATSRSKENKTIGHVHPNLRHTDLRFSDPQDLESVDVLFAATPHGVTMERIDAFREVADTVVDLSADFRLDSEEQYDEWYDGHVRPDLLAESEYALPELNRENLPGADLIASGGCNATATIMGLLPLFEHDILSGDEQVVVDVKVGSSEGGAGGGEASSHPERSGVVRPYAPTGHRHEAEIQQFLGLDVSFTVHAVDMIRGASATCHVFPDGPVSKGDLWGAYRGSYEDEPFVRMASGGGGVYRYPEPKAVAGTNYAEVGFEVDPANERLVVFSAIDNMMKGSAGQAVHAANVALGIEETAGLESTGYHPVGAP; encoded by the coding sequence ATGACGTACTCGGCCAGCGTCGTCGGCGCCTCCGGATTCACCGGCGGCGAGCTGTTGCGCATCCTCGACGGCCATCCCGAGTTCCGCACGATACAGGCCACCAGCCGCTCGAAGGAGAACAAGACGATCGGTCACGTCCACCCGAACCTGCGGCACACGGACCTGCGCTTCTCGGACCCGCAGGACCTGGAGAGCGTGGACGTGCTGTTCGCGGCGACGCCCCACGGCGTCACCATGGAGCGCATCGACGCGTTCCGGGAGGTCGCCGACACGGTCGTCGACCTCTCTGCGGACTTCCGCCTCGACAGCGAGGAGCAGTACGACGAGTGGTACGACGGGCACGTCCGCCCCGACCTCCTCGCGGAGTCGGAGTACGCGCTCCCCGAACTCAACCGGGAGAACCTGCCCGGCGCGGACCTGATCGCCTCCGGCGGCTGCAACGCCACGGCGACGATCATGGGTCTGCTGCCCCTCTTCGAGCACGATATCCTCTCCGGCGACGAGCAGGTCGTCGTCGACGTGAAGGTCGGCTCCTCCGAGGGCGGGGCCGGCGGCGGGGAGGCTTCCTCCCATCCCGAGCGCTCGGGCGTCGTCCGCCCGTACGCCCCGACGGGCCACCGCCACGAGGCCGAGATCCAGCAGTTCCTTGGTCTGGACGTCTCCTTCACTGTCCACGCGGTGGACATGATCCGCGGGGCGTCGGCGACGTGTCACGTCTTCCCCGACGGCCCCGTCTCCAAGGGCGACCTGTGGGGGGCCTACCGCGGGAGCTACGAGGACGAGCCGTTCGTCCGCATGGCCTCGGGCGGTGGCGGCGTCTACCGCTACCCCGAGCCCAAGGCCGTCGCGGGCACGAACTACGCCGAGGTCGGCTTCGAGGTCGACCCCGCGAACGAGCGCCTCGTGGTCTTCTCGGCCATCGACAACATGATGAAGGGCTCGGCCGGCCAGGCGGTCCACGCCGCCAACGTCGCGCTGGGCATCGAGGAGACCGCGGGGCTGGAGTCGACCGGGTACCACCCGGTCGGCGCGCCGTAA
- a CDS encoding [LysW]-lysine hydrolase, translating into MSQGAAATVSDQAARDLLEETVRIPSVTREEGEAAEHLVDFFEEHGREAWIDEVGNVRAPADDGVLLTSHIDTVPGDIPVRIEENDEGEAELWGRGAVDAKGPLCAMAVAAVRTGASFVGVVGEEVDSRGGRYLVEDRDSEPGAVVNGEPSGWEGITLGYRGLLAGTYVATSESGHSSRPENNAIQDAIDWWSAVDEEFEPDEWMPVFERVTCKPVSMDGGISDDGLSVEATMDVQLRVPPEHTTEEIREIADGHLENGTVHWDDQVEPVMQNPRTEVARAFRAAIRRAGGDPSLLRKTGTSDMNVYAQEWDCPMVTYGPGDSDLDHAPDEHIVLAEYDRSVAVLEDVTERLL; encoded by the coding sequence ATGAGCCAGGGCGCCGCGGCCACGGTCTCCGACCAGGCGGCCCGCGACCTGCTGGAGGAGACGGTCCGCATCCCCTCCGTCACGCGCGAAGAGGGCGAGGCGGCCGAGCACCTGGTCGACTTTTTCGAGGAACACGGCCGCGAGGCCTGGATCGACGAGGTCGGTAACGTCCGCGCGCCCGCCGACGACGGCGTCCTGCTGACCTCCCACATCGACACCGTGCCGGGCGACATCCCGGTCCGGATCGAGGAGAACGACGAGGGTGAGGCGGAGCTGTGGGGCCGCGGTGCCGTCGACGCGAAGGGGCCGCTGTGCGCCATGGCCGTCGCGGCCGTCCGGACCGGCGCCTCCTTCGTCGGCGTCGTCGGCGAGGAGGTCGACTCCCGCGGCGGGCGCTACCTCGTCGAGGACCGCGACAGCGAGCCCGGCGCCGTCGTCAACGGCGAGCCCTCCGGCTGGGAGGGCATCACGCTGGGCTACCGCGGCCTGCTGGCGGGCACCTACGTCGCCACCTCCGAGTCCGGTCACTCCTCTCGCCCGGAGAACAACGCCATCCAGGACGCCATCGACTGGTGGAGCGCCGTCGACGAGGAGTTCGAGCCCGACGAGTGGATGCCCGTCTTCGAGCGGGTCACCTGCAAGCCCGTCTCGATGGACGGCGGCATCTCCGACGACGGCCTCTCCGTCGAGGCCACTATGGACGTCCAGTTGCGCGTCCCGCCGGAGCACACGACCGAGGAGATCCGCGAGATCGCCGACGGTCACCTGGAGAACGGCACCGTCCACTGGGACGATCAGGTCGAGCCGGTGATGCAGAACCCCCGGACGGAGGTGGCCCGCGCGTTCCGCGCCGCCATCCGTCGGGCCGGCGGCGACCCCAGCCTGCTGCGCAAGACCGGTACGAGCGACATGAACGTCTACGCGCAGGAGTGGGACTGCCCGATGGTCACTTACGGTCCCGGCGACTCCGACCTCGACCACGCGCCCGACGAACACATCGTCCTCGCGGAGTACGACCGCTCGGTCGCGGTCCTCGAGGACGTCACCGAACGCCTGCTGTAA